A window from Acinonyx jubatus isolate Ajub_Pintada_27869175 chromosome E1, VMU_Ajub_asm_v1.0, whole genome shotgun sequence encodes these proteins:
- the BLTP2 gene encoding bridge-like lipid transfer protein family member 2 isoform X2 yields the protein MPLFSALLALLLVALCALFLGRWFVVRLATKWCQRKLQAELKIGSFFWIQNVSLKFQQHQQTVEIDSLWISSKLLSHDLPRYVALCFGEVRIRTDLQKVSGLFAPFSQSTGVHQKELSFSPSLLKIFCQLFSIHVDSINIMVLKVATSESLWHIQIRESSFLLDSDGKRLKCEVSLNQINSKVLKSGQLEDTCLAELSLALKLCLEVGISSRQLKVIAVDMWTLHAELHEGLFHSQLLRQSPSLAPKPVPCSEVTENLAEPALPGLYLLQQLPDQVKVKMEITSVVLSMNSQKRHLNWTLKLLQFLYHRDEDQLPLRSFTANSDMAQMNTELVLKDGLLLSQSRQRIVCLNSLKASVQVTTIDLLASLVLNTCIIHYRHQEFSHWLHMLALETQGSSSSVLTQRKKRTFPQILAPIIFSTSISNVNVSIQLGDTPPFALGFNSISLDYQHLRPQSIHQRGVLTVDHLCWRVGSDSHIQRAPHPPNMHVWGEALVLDSFTLQGSYNQPLGLSSTQSDTLFLDCTIRGLQVEASDTCAQCLSRILSLMDIQSGKSAVSRESSFGESVSLLWKVDLKVEDMNLFTLSALVGASEVRLDTLTILGSAETSTVGVQGLVLALVKSVTEKMQPCCKAPDIPTPVLSLSMLSITYHSSIRSLEVQCGAGLTLLWSPPDHMYLYQHVLATLHCRDLLRATLFPETVPLLALETPEAASEPEGHLPEPSPPKRLLNLTLEVSTAKLTAFVAEDKFITLAAESVSLSRHGGSLQAYCPELAAGFDGNNIFNFKEVEVQLLPELEEMILHRNPFPVLQTLRNRVWLLSLGSVSVEFPYQYDFSRTLDEAVGVQKWLKGLHRGTHAQASPSPAPLPPDLLLKVQHFSWVFLDDIFEVKLRDNYELMKDESKESAKRLQLLDAKVAALRKQHGELLPARKIEELYASLEHKNIEIYIQRSRRLYGNTPMRRALLTWSLAGLELVALADVSFHGPERVVEQVQELDPGSPFPAEGVDLVIQWCRMLKCSVKTFLVRIRDYPRYLFEIRDWRLMGRLVGTEQSGQPCSRRRQILHLGLPWGNVAVERNMPPLKFYHDFRSEIFQYTVVWGPCWDPAWTLISQSVDLLTKPSADPSPPLPWWDKSRLLFHGDWHMDIEQANLHQLATEDPYNTTENMHWEWSHLSFHWKPGQFVFKGDLDVNVRTASKYDDCCFLHLPDLCMTLDLQWLCHGNPHDHHGVTLRAPEFLPEVPLGQLHDSYRAFRSENLNLSIKMDLTRHSGTISQPRILLYSSTLRWMQNFWATWTSVTRPICRGKLFNNLKPSKKKLGQHYKQLSYTALFPQLQVHYWASFAQQRGIQIECSQGHVFTRGTQRLIPQAGTVMRRLISDWSVTQMVSDLSQVTVHLMASPTEENADHCLDPLVTKTHLLSLSSLTYQRHSNRTAEEELSTRVGDPAFHTHQLHLVDLRASWTTTNRDIAFGLYDGYKKAAVLKRNLSTEALKGLKIDPQMPAKKPKQSVLTSAPAPPPVSTPSFSGQPDKGSSGGAYMLQKLIEETDRFVVFTEEESGVSDQLCGIAACQTDDIYNRNCLIELVNCQMVLRGAETEGCVIVSAAKAQLLQCQHHPAWYGDTLKQKTSWTCLLDGMQYFATTESSPTEQDGRQLWLEVKNIEEHRQRSLDSVQELMESGQAVGGMVTTTTDWNQPAEAQQAQQVQRIISRCSCRMYYISYSHDIDPELATQIKPPEVHENQEKEDLLKKQEGAVDTFTLIHHELEISTNPAQYAMILDIVNNLLLHVEPKRKEHSEKKQRVRFQLEISSNPEEQRSSILHLQEAVRQHVAQIRQLEKQMYSIMKSLQDDSKNENLLDLNQKLQLQLNQEKANLQLESEELNILIRCFKDFQLQQANKMELRKQQEDVSVVRRTEFYFAQARWRLTEEDGQLGIAELELQRFLYSKVNKSDDTAEHLLELGWFTMNNLLPNAVYKAILRPQSSCQSGRQLALRLFSKVRPPVGGISVKEHFEPFSSLGKCGASHHPADTPVLP from the exons ATGCCCCTGTTCTCCGCGCTGTTGGCCTTGCTGTTGGTTGCGCTCTGCGCCCTCTTCTTAGGCCG GTGGTTTGTAGTCCGGTTGGCCACCAAGTGGTGTCAGCGGAAGCTGCAGGCAGAGCTAAAGATCGGCTCCTTTTTTTGGATCCAGAATGTCAGCCTTAAGTTTCAACAGCACCAGCAAACAGTG GAAATTGATAGCCTGTGGATTTCCAGCAAACTCCTTAGCCATGATCTGCC ACGTTATGTGGCATTGTGCTTTGGAGAAGTGCGTATCAGGACGGATCTACAGAAGGTTTCTGGCCTGTTTGCCCCATTTTCTCAGAGCACTGGGGTGCATCAAAAGGAACTGTCCTTTAGTCCATCCTTACTGAAGATCTTCTGTCAG CTGTTCTCCATTCATGTAGATTCTATAAACATCATGGTTCTCAAGGTGGCTACTTCTGAGTCCTTGTGGCACATTCAGATCAGAGAAAGCAGCTTTCTTTTGGACAGTGATGGGAAAAG gctGAAATGTGAGGTGAGCCTAAATCAGATCAACAGCAAAGTTCTAAAGAGTGGCCAGTTG GAGGACACCTGCCTAGCGGAGCTCTCACTGGCCCTAAAGTTGTGTCTAGAGGTGGGCATCAGCAGTCGGCAACTGAAGGTGATTGCTGTGGATATGTGGACACTCCATGCTGAACTGCATGAGGGCCTTTTCCATAGTCAGCTGCTGCGCCAGAGCCCAAGCCTAGCACCCAAACCTGTTCCTTGTTCAG aGGTGACAGAGAACTTGGCTGAGCCAGCTCTGCCTGGCCTGTACCTCCTTCAGCAGCTGCCAGACCAGGTCAAAGTGAAGATGGAGATCACAAGTGTGGTGCTGTCCATGAACAGTCAAAAGAG GCACCTGAATTGGACACTGAAGCTGCTGCAGTTCCTGTACCACCGTGATGAGGATCAGCTGCCTCTTCGAAGCTTCACAGCAAACTCTGATATGGCACAGATGAACACTGAACTCGTACTGAAAG ATGGGTTGTTGCTGTCCCAGAGCCGCCAGCGCATTGTCTGTCTCAACTCCCTCAAGGCCAGTGTGCAG GTGACCACCATCGACCTCCTAGCCTCCCTGGTTTTGAATACTTGCATTATTCATTACCGGCACCAGGAATTCTCTCACTGGCTGCACATGCTAGCACTGGAGACCCAAGGGTCTAGTTCATCTGTTCTTacgcaaagaaaaaaaag AACCTTCCCCCAGATCCTGGCTCCCATTATCTTTAGCACTTCCATCTCCAATGTCAACGTTTCCATTCAGCTTGGTGATACACCACCCTTTGCCTTGGGATTCAATTCCATCTCTCTAG ATTACCAGCACCTGAGGCCACAGAGTATCCATCAGCGCGGCGTCCTAACTGTGGACCACCTCTGCTGGCGGGTGGGCAGTGACTCTCACATTCAGCGGGCACCCCACCCACCCAATATGCATGTTTGGGGTGAGGCACTTGTCCTGGACTCCTTCACACTACAG GGCAGCTATAACCAGCCTTTGGGCCTGTCTAGCACCCAGTCAGATACCCTGTTTCTTGATTGTACCATTCGAGGACTGCAGGTAGAAGCATCAGATACCTGTGCCCAGTGTCTCTCTCGCATTTTATCCTTGATGGACATACAGTCTGGGAAGTCCGCGGTCTCTAGAGAGTCTTCATTTGGGGAATCTGTGTCACTACTGTGGAAGGTGGACTTGAAGGTGGAGGACATGAACTTGTTCACCCTTTCTGCCCTGGTTG GTGCTTCCGAGGTCCGACTGGACACACTGACTATCCTGGGAAGTGCTGAAACCTCCACTGTGGGTGTCCAGGGACTTGTGCTTGCGCTGGTGAAGTCCGTCACAGAGAAGATGCAGCCGTGCTGCAAGGCTCCTGACATCCCCACTCCCGTGCTCAGCCTCTCCATGCTGTCCATCACCTACCACAGCAGCATCCGCTCCCTGGAG GTTCAGTGTGGTGCAGGGCTGACCTTACTTTGGAGCCCCCCAGATCACATGTACCTGTACCAGCACGTCTTGGCTACCCTGCATTGCCGAGACCTACTAAGAGCCACTCTGTTTCCCGAGACTGTTCCACTCCTTGCACTAGAGACTCCAGAGGCTGCGTCTGAGCCAGAAGGTCATCTCCCTGAGCCATCTCCTCCAAAGCGGCTCCTAAACCTCACACTAGAGGTGAGCACAGCTAAGCTGACAGCTTTTGTAGCTGAGGACAAGTTCATTACCCTGGCTGCAGAGAGTGTATCGCTGAGCAGGCATGGGGGTTCACTGCAGGCTTACTGCCCAGAGCTGGCTGCCGGCTTTGATGGCAATAACATCTTCAACTTCAAGGAGGTGGAAGTACAGCTGCTACCTGAACTGGAGGAGATGATCCTCCACCGGAACCCCTTCCCTGTGCTGCAGACCCTCCGGAACCGTGTTTGGCTCCTGTCCCTGGGATCAGTCTCAGTGGAGTTTCCTTATCAGTACGATTTCTCTCGAACTCTGGATGAGGCTGTGGGAGTTCAGAAATGGCTGAAGGGGCTGCATCGAGGAACTCATGCTCAGGCTTCTCCAagccctgccccactcccaccgGATCTACTCTTGAAGGTTCAGCACTTCTCATGGGTTTTCCTGGATGACATTTTTGAGGTGAAACTTCGTGATAACTATGAACTGATGAAGGATGAAAGTAAGGAGAGTGCCAAAAGGTTGCAGTTGCTGGATGCCAAGGTGGCTGCCCTTCGGAAGCAACATGGGGAGTTACTGCCAGCCCGCAAAATTGAGGAGCTCTATGCCTCTTTGGAACATAAAAACATTGAAATCTACATTCAGCGTTCCCGTCGTCTCTATGGCAACACACCCATGCGCCGGGCCCTGCTCACTTGGAGCCTGGCGGGGCTAGAGCTGGTAGCTCTGGCAGATGTCTCCTTCCATGGCCCTGAGCGTGTGGTAGAGCAAGTTCAAGAGCTTGATCCAGGCAGCCCTTTCCCTGCTGAGGGAGTAGATCTTGTCATTCAGTGGTGTCGTATGCTCAAGTGCAGTGTTAAGACATTTTTGG TCCGGATAAGAGATTATCCCCGATACCTGTTTGAGATCCGTGACTGGAGGCTGATGGGTCGACTTGTGGGCACCGAGCAGAGTGGTCAGCCTTGCTCCCGGCGGCGTCAGATCTTGCACTTGGGGCTTCCATGGGGTAATGTGGCAGTAGAGAGGAACATGCCCCCACTCAAGTTCTACCACGACTTCCGCT CGGAAATCTTCCAGTACACAGTGGTATGGGGCCCGTGCTGGGATCCAGCCTGGACCCTGATTAGCCAATCTGTGGACCTCTTGACCAAGCCTTCAGCTGACCCCAGCCCACCCTTGCCCTGGTGGGACAAGAGCCGTCTACTGTTTCATGGGGACTGGCACATGGACATAGAACAGGCAAATCTGCACCAGCTGGCTACTGAG GACCCGTACAACACAACTGAAAATATGCACTGGGAGTGGAGCCACCTGTCTTTTCATTGGAAACCTGGTCAGTTTGTGTTCAAGGGTGACTTGGATGTCAACGTGAGAACAGCTTCTAA GTATGATGACTGCTGCTTCCTTCACCTGCCTGACCTCTGCATGACACTGGACCTGCAGTGGCTGTGCCATGGGAACCCCCATGATCATCATGGTGTCACTCTGCGGGCTCCAGAGTTCCTGCCTGAGGTGCCCTTGGGCCAGCTCCATGACTCCTACCGGGCATTCCGCTCTGAGAACCTCAATCTCTCCATCAAGATGGATCTGACCCGGCACAGTGGGA CGATATCCCAGCCCCGGATTCTGCTATATAGTAGTACCCTGCGCTGGATGCAAAACTTCTGGGCAACTTGGACTAGTGTCACAAGGCCTATCTGTAGGGGAAAGCTCTTTAATAACCTGAAACCTAGCAAAAAGAAACTCGGCCAGCACTACAAGCAGCTTTCCTATACTGCACTCTTTCCCCAGCTACAG GTGCATTATTGGGCCTCATTTGCCCAGCAACGGGGCATCCAGATTGAGTGCAGTCAGGGCCATGTCTTCACTAGGGGAACTCAGCGGCTTATACCTCAAG CGGGCACAGTGATGCGGCGTCTCATCTCTGACTGGAGTGTGACCCAGATGGTTAGTGACCTAAGTCAGGTGACTGTTCACCTGATGGCTTCACCCACTGAAGAAAATGCTGATCACTGCCTTGATCCCTTGGTAACAAAGACCCACCTACTGAGCCTGTCCTCTCTCACCTACCAACGGCACAGCAATCGCACGGCTGAGGAG gAGCTCTCTACTCGAGTTGGGGATCCTGCCTTTCATACACACCAGCTGCACTTGGTAGATTTACGGGCTTCCTGGACAACCACCAATCGGGACATTGCCTTTGGTTTATATGATGGCTATAAGAAGGCAGCTGTACTCAAACGTAATCTCTCTACGGAGGCCCTGAAGGGGTTAAAGATTGATCCCCAGATGCCAGCTAAAAAGCCAAAGCAGAGTGTACTGACCagtgccccagccccacctcctgtCAGCACTCCCAGCTTTAGTGGACAACCTGATAAGGGGTCCTCAGGAG GTGCCTACATGTTGCAGAAGCTGATTGAAGAGACAGACAGGTTTGTAGTGTTCACAGAAGAGGAATCAGGTGTGAGTGATCAGCTGTGTGGCATCGCCGCCTGCCAGACGGATGATATATATAACCGAAACTGCCTTATTGAGCTGGTTAATTGCCAG ATGGTTCTTCGTGGAGCGGAGACAGAAGGCTGTGTCATTGTGTCAGCTGCCAAAGCTCAGCTGCTGCAGTGCCAACACCATCCAGCCTGGTATGGTGACACATTGAAGCAAAAGACATCCTGGACTTGCCTACTGGATGGCATGCAGTACTTTGCCACCACTGAAAGCAGCCCCACTGAGCAGGATGGCCGACAGCTCTGGTTAGAG GTAAAGAATATTGAGGAGCACCGGCAGCGTAGTCTGGACTCTGTGCAGGAGCTGATGGAGAGCGGGCAGGCAGTGGGAGGCATGGTTACCACCACCACAG ATTGGAACCAGCCAGCTGAGGCGCAACAAGCCCAGCAAGTCCAACGGATCATTTCACGCTGTAGCTGCCGAATGTACTATATTAGTTACAGCCATGACATTGATCCTGAGCTGGCAACTCAGATTAAGCCACCTGAGGTTCATGAGAACCAGGAAAAGGAAGATCTCCTAAAGAAACAGGAAG GAGCTGTGGATACCTTCACCCTTATTCATCATGAGCTGGAAATCTCCACCAACCCGGCTCAGTATGCCATGATCTTAGACATCGTCAATAACCTGCTGCTCCACGTAGAACCTAAGCGGAAG GAGCATAGTGAGAAGAAGCAGCGAGTCAGGTTCCAGCTTGAGATCTCTAGCAATCCTGAGGAACAGCGCAGCAGCATATTACACTTGCAGGAGGCTGTGCGGCAGCATGTGGCCCAAATACGGCAGCTGGAAAAGCAGATGTATTCTATCATGAAG TCTTTGCAGGATGACAGCAAGAATGAGAACTTgcttgacctgaaccaaaagcTTCAGTTGCAGCTAAACCAGGAGAAGGCCAACCTACAGCTGGAAAGTGAAGAGCTGAATATCCTCATCAG GTGTTTTAAGGATTTCCAATTGCAGCAGGCCAATAAGATGGAGTTGCGAAAACAACAAGAAGATGTGAGTGTGGTTCGTCGCACTGAGTTCTACTTTGCTCAGGCACGATGGCGTCTGACAGAGGAAGATGGACAGCTAGGAATTGCTGAACTAGAGCTGCAGCGGTTCCTCTACAGCAAG GTGAATAAGTCTGATGACACAGCAGAACATCTTCTGGAATTGGGCTGGTTCACTATGAACAACCTCCTCCCCAATGCTGTCTATAAGGCAA TCCTACGGCCCCAGAGCTCCTGCCAATCTGGGCGACAGCTAGCCCTCCGCCTTTTCAGCAAAGTCCGGCCCCCTGTTGGGGGTATTTCTGTTAAGGAACACTTTGAG CCTTTTTCCTCTTTAGGTAAATGTGGTGCCTCTCACCATCCAGCTGACACACCAGTTCTTCCATAG